From the genome of Pelmatolapia mariae isolate MD_Pm_ZW linkage group LG12, Pm_UMD_F_2, whole genome shotgun sequence, one region includes:
- the fgfr1a gene encoding fibroblast growth factor receptor 1-A isoform X1: MCIPVSLLAAQQVPPGHSGQGLTHTKGLQSASDNSQHKGPESHNSIMSKSWLGVLWTVDALLLMSQTPEWSSSRTKANSRSSLSRMLMRPSILLFLALFAQVLRTQCRPASTDEVSVETQAELYTISIGDRLDLSCSAKDYLHAVNWTKDHVAVVDGEHTRIRNGQLEIESVELTDSGLYTCTTFGNHSIYFNVTVHISASSEDDDDGEESSSEENKLLGSQKLMPMAPQWAHPEKMEKKLHAVPASKTVKFKCQASGNPTPTLKWYKNGKEFKRDHRIGGFKVRDHMWTIIMESVVPSDKGNYTCVVENKYGSINHTYQLDVVERSPHRPILQAGLPANRTAVVGSDVEFECKVFSDPQPHIQWLKHIEVNGSRTGPDGLPYVRILKTAGVNTTDKEMEVLQLRNVSFDDAGEYTCLAGNSIGFSHHSAWLTVFEAPPHYSPASHTYLEVVIYCVGFFFIAVMIAIAIIVKIRTTSSKKSDFNSQLAVHKLAKSIPLRRQVSVDSSSSIHSGVMLVRPSRLSSSGSPMLSGVSECELPQDPRWELPRDRLVLGKPLGEGCFGQVVMGEAVGLDKEKPNRITKVAVKMLKADATEKDLSDLISEMEMMKIIGKHKNIINLLGACTQDGPLYVIVEYASKGNLREYLRARRPPGMEYCYNPDQVPVENVSIKDLVSFAYQVARGMEYLASKKCIHRDLAARNVLVTDDNVMKIADFGLARDIHHIDYYKKTTNGRLPVKWMAPEALFDRIYTHQSDVWSFGVLLWEIFTLGGSPYPGVPVEELFKLLKEGHRMDKPSTCTHELYMMMRDCWHAVPSQRPTFKQLVEDLDRALAMTSNQEYLELSVPLDQYSPSYPDTRSSTCSSGEDSVFSHDAGAEEPCLPKFPPHSNGAAIKKR; the protein is encoded by the exons ATGTGcattcctgtctctctgctcGCAGCCCAGCAGGTTCCTCCTGGCCACTCAGGACAGGGGCTGACACACACAAAGGGTCTTCAATCTGCCTCAGACAACAGCCAACATAAAGGCCCGGAAAGCCACAACAGCATTATGTCAAAGAGCTGGCTGGGGGTG ctgTGGACTGTGGATGCACTGCTGCTGATGTCCCAAACACCTGAATGGAGTTCCAGTCGCACAAAAGCCAACAGTCGTAGCTCCCTCAGCAGGATGCTGATGAGGCCAAGTATACTTCTGTTTCTGGCTTTATTTGCTCAAGTTTTAAGGACCCAGTGCCGGCCTGCCAGCACTGATGAAG TATCTGTGGAAACGCAAGCCGAGCTGTACACCATTTCCATTGGGGATCGTCTCGATCTCAGTTGCTCTGCCAAGGACTACCTCCATGCTGTCAACTGGACCAAAGACCATGTGGCTGTAGTGGATGGAGAACATACACGTATCCGCAATGGCCAGCTGGAGATCGAGTCTGTGGAGCTTACTGACTCCGGCCTGTACACATGCACCACCTTTGGCAACCACAGCATCTATTTCAACGTGACAG TTCATATCTCGGCTTCATCTGAGGATGATGACGACGGTGAAGAGTCCTCATCGGAGGAAAACAAACTGCTGGGCAGTCAAAAGCTGATGC CAATGGCTCCACAATGGGCTCATCcagaaaaaatggaaaagaagCTTCATGCCGTTCCAGCCAGCAAAACTGTAAAGTTTAAATGCCAGGCCAGTGGCAACCCAACTCCAACTTTGAAATGGTACAAGAATGGGAAGGAGTTCAAAAGGGACCATCGTATTGGAGGGTTCAAG GTCCGTGACCATATGTGGACCATCATCATGGAATCTGTAGTGCCCTCTGACAAGGGAAACTATACTTGTGTGGTGGAAAACAAGTATGGCAGCATTAATCACACCTATCAGCTAGATGTAGTTG AGCGCTCTCCACACAGGCCCATCCTGCAGGCTGGCCTGCCAGCTAATCGCACTGCAGTAGTAGGAAGTGATGTGGAGTTTGAGTGCAAGGTGTTCAGCGACCCTCAGCCCCACATTCAGTGGTTAAAACACATCGAGGTCAATGGGAGCCGTACTGGTCCAGATGGGTTACCTTACGTTCGCATCCTCAAG ACCGCTGGCGTTAACACCACGGACAAGGAAATGGAAGTCCTTCAACTGAGAAATGTGTCTTTTGATGACGCTGGGGAGTATACCTGCTTGGCAGGCAATTCTATCGGGTTCTCTCATCACTCTGCATGGTTGACCGTTTTTGAAG CGCCCCCACACTACTCTCCAGCCAGCCACACCTACCTGGAGGTGGTCATCTACTGTGTGGGCTTCTTTTTCATAGCCGTTATGATTGCAATTGCAATTATTGTCAAGATTCGCACCACCTCCTCAAAGAAGAGTGACTTCAACAGTCAGCTAGCCGTCCACAAGCTGGCCAAAAGCATCCCTCTGCGCAGACAG GTTTCTGTGGACTCAAGTTCTTCCATCCACTCTGGAGTGATGCTAGTCCGTCCCTCCCGCCTCTCTTCCAGTGGCTCTCCGATGTTGTCTGGAGTGTCCGAGTGTGAGCTGCCGCAAGATCCTCGCTGGGAGCTTCCTCGGGACAG ACTTGTTCTTGGGAAGCCACTGGGAGAAGGATGCTTTGGCCAGGTGGTGATGGGGGAAGCGGTTGGTCTGGACAAAGAAAAGCCAAACCGTATTACCAAGGTTGCAGTCAAAATGTTGAAAG CTGATGCAACAGAGAAAGATTTGTCAGACCTTATTTCAGAGATGGAGATGATGAAGATCATTGGGAAGCACAAGAACATCATTAATCTGCTGGGAGCCTGCACACAGGATG GTCCTCTATATGTGATAGTTGAATATGCATCCAAGGGCAACTTGCGAGAGTATCTACGAGCTCGCCGCCCACCGGGTATGGAGTACTGCTACAACCCTGACCAAGTTCCTGTGGAGAATGTGTCTATCAAAGATCTGGTGTCCTTCGCTTACCAAGTGGCCCGGGGCATGGAGTATTTGGCTTCCAAAAAG TGCATCCACAGAGACCTTGCAGCTCGCAATGTTTTGGTAACTGATGACAATGTGATGAAAATAGCTGACTTTGGCCTAGCAAGAGATATCCACCACATCGACTATTATAAGAAGACCACCAAT GGTCGTTTGCCAGTGAAGTGGATGGCTCCAGAGGCTCTGTTTGACCGAATATACACACACCAAAGTGATGT CTGGTCATTTGGGGTGCTGCTTTGGGAGATCTTCACACTAGGAGGCTCTCCATATCCTGGCGTTCCAGTGGAAGAGCTGTTCAAGCTGCTGAAGGAAGGTCACCGTATGGACAAGCCTTCAACATGTACACATGAGCT GTATATGATGATGAGGGATTGCTGGCATGCTGTGCCTTCTCAGAGACCCACATTCAAACAACTAGTAGAGGACCTGGATCGTGCTCTAGCCATGACATCCAACCAG GAGTATTTGGAGCTTTCAGTACCTTTGGACCAATATTCGCCCAGCTACCCGGACACCCGGAGCTCCACCTGCTCGTCCGGAGAGGACTCTGTTTTCTCGCATGATGCCGGAGCGGAGGAGCCATGCCTGCCCAAGTTCCCTCCTCACTCCAATGGGGCAGCCATCAAGAAACGCTAA
- the fgfr1a gene encoding fibroblast growth factor receptor 1-A isoform X3, translating to MCIPVSLLAAQQVPPGHSGQGLTHTKGLQSASDNSQHKGPESHNSIMSKSWLGVLWTVDALLLMSQTPEWSSSRTKANSRSSLSRMLMRPSILLFLALFAQVLRTQCRPASTDEVSVETQAELYTISIGDRLDLSCSAKDYLHAVNWTKDHVAVVDGEHTRIRNGQLEIESVELTDSGLYTCTTFGNHSIYFNVTVHISASSEDDDDGEESSSEENKLLGSQKLMPMAPQWAHPEKMEKKLHAVPASKTVKFKCQASGNPTPTLKWYKNGKEFKRDHRIGGFKVRDHMWTIIMESVVPSDKGNYTCVVENKYGSINHTYQLDVVERSPHRPILQAGLPANRTAVVGSDVEFECKVFSDPQPHIQWLKHIEVNGSRTGPDGLPYVRILKHSGVNSSDAQVLTLYNVTEEESGEYICKVSNYIGEVSQSAWLTVIRYEPTAPPHYSPASHTYLEVVIYCVGFFFIAVMIAIAIIVKIRTTSSKKSDFNSQLAVHKLAKSIPLRRQVSVDSSSSIHSGVMLVRPSRLSSSGSPMLSGVSECELPQDPRWELPRDRLVLGKPLGEGCFGQVVMGEAVGLDKEKPNRITKVAVKMLKADATEKDLSDLISEMEMMKIIGKHKNIINLLGACTQDGPLYVIVEYASKGNLREYLRARRPPGMEYCYNPDQVPVENVSIKDLVSFAYQVARGMEYLASKKCIHRDLAARNVLVTDDNVMKIADFGLARDIHHIDYYKKTTNGRLPVKWMAPEALFDRIYTHQSDVWSFGVLLWEIFTLGGSPYPGVPVEELFKLLKEGHRMDKPSTCTHELYMMMRDCWHAVPSQRPTFKQLVEDLDRALAMTSNQEYLELSVPLDQYSPSYPDTRSSTCSSGEDSVFSHDAGAEEPCLPKFPPHSNGAAIKKR from the exons ATGTGcattcctgtctctctgctcGCAGCCCAGCAGGTTCCTCCTGGCCACTCAGGACAGGGGCTGACACACACAAAGGGTCTTCAATCTGCCTCAGACAACAGCCAACATAAAGGCCCGGAAAGCCACAACAGCATTATGTCAAAGAGCTGGCTGGGGGTG ctgTGGACTGTGGATGCACTGCTGCTGATGTCCCAAACACCTGAATGGAGTTCCAGTCGCACAAAAGCCAACAGTCGTAGCTCCCTCAGCAGGATGCTGATGAGGCCAAGTATACTTCTGTTTCTGGCTTTATTTGCTCAAGTTTTAAGGACCCAGTGCCGGCCTGCCAGCACTGATGAAG TATCTGTGGAAACGCAAGCCGAGCTGTACACCATTTCCATTGGGGATCGTCTCGATCTCAGTTGCTCTGCCAAGGACTACCTCCATGCTGTCAACTGGACCAAAGACCATGTGGCTGTAGTGGATGGAGAACATACACGTATCCGCAATGGCCAGCTGGAGATCGAGTCTGTGGAGCTTACTGACTCCGGCCTGTACACATGCACCACCTTTGGCAACCACAGCATCTATTTCAACGTGACAG TTCATATCTCGGCTTCATCTGAGGATGATGACGACGGTGAAGAGTCCTCATCGGAGGAAAACAAACTGCTGGGCAGTCAAAAGCTGATGC CAATGGCTCCACAATGGGCTCATCcagaaaaaatggaaaagaagCTTCATGCCGTTCCAGCCAGCAAAACTGTAAAGTTTAAATGCCAGGCCAGTGGCAACCCAACTCCAACTTTGAAATGGTACAAGAATGGGAAGGAGTTCAAAAGGGACCATCGTATTGGAGGGTTCAAG GTCCGTGACCATATGTGGACCATCATCATGGAATCTGTAGTGCCCTCTGACAAGGGAAACTATACTTGTGTGGTGGAAAACAAGTATGGCAGCATTAATCACACCTATCAGCTAGATGTAGTTG AGCGCTCTCCACACAGGCCCATCCTGCAGGCTGGCCTGCCAGCTAATCGCACTGCAGTAGTAGGAAGTGATGTGGAGTTTGAGTGCAAGGTGTTCAGCGACCCTCAGCCCCACATTCAGTGGTTAAAACACATCGAGGTCAATGGGAGCCGTACTGGTCCAGATGGGTTACCTTACGTTCGCATCCTCAAG caTTCTGGGGTCAATAGCTCGGACGCTCAGGTGCTGACCCTCTAcaatgtgacagaggaggagagcGGAGAGTATATATGTAAAGTGTCCAATTATATAGGAGAGGTCAGTCAGTCGGCCTGGCTGACTGTCATCAGATATGAACCCACAG CGCCCCCACACTACTCTCCAGCCAGCCACACCTACCTGGAGGTGGTCATCTACTGTGTGGGCTTCTTTTTCATAGCCGTTATGATTGCAATTGCAATTATTGTCAAGATTCGCACCACCTCCTCAAAGAAGAGTGACTTCAACAGTCAGCTAGCCGTCCACAAGCTGGCCAAAAGCATCCCTCTGCGCAGACAG GTTTCTGTGGACTCAAGTTCTTCCATCCACTCTGGAGTGATGCTAGTCCGTCCCTCCCGCCTCTCTTCCAGTGGCTCTCCGATGTTGTCTGGAGTGTCCGAGTGTGAGCTGCCGCAAGATCCTCGCTGGGAGCTTCCTCGGGACAG ACTTGTTCTTGGGAAGCCACTGGGAGAAGGATGCTTTGGCCAGGTGGTGATGGGGGAAGCGGTTGGTCTGGACAAAGAAAAGCCAAACCGTATTACCAAGGTTGCAGTCAAAATGTTGAAAG CTGATGCAACAGAGAAAGATTTGTCAGACCTTATTTCAGAGATGGAGATGATGAAGATCATTGGGAAGCACAAGAACATCATTAATCTGCTGGGAGCCTGCACACAGGATG GTCCTCTATATGTGATAGTTGAATATGCATCCAAGGGCAACTTGCGAGAGTATCTACGAGCTCGCCGCCCACCGGGTATGGAGTACTGCTACAACCCTGACCAAGTTCCTGTGGAGAATGTGTCTATCAAAGATCTGGTGTCCTTCGCTTACCAAGTGGCCCGGGGCATGGAGTATTTGGCTTCCAAAAAG TGCATCCACAGAGACCTTGCAGCTCGCAATGTTTTGGTAACTGATGACAATGTGATGAAAATAGCTGACTTTGGCCTAGCAAGAGATATCCACCACATCGACTATTATAAGAAGACCACCAAT GGTCGTTTGCCAGTGAAGTGGATGGCTCCAGAGGCTCTGTTTGACCGAATATACACACACCAAAGTGATGT CTGGTCATTTGGGGTGCTGCTTTGGGAGATCTTCACACTAGGAGGCTCTCCATATCCTGGCGTTCCAGTGGAAGAGCTGTTCAAGCTGCTGAAGGAAGGTCACCGTATGGACAAGCCTTCAACATGTACACATGAGCT GTATATGATGATGAGGGATTGCTGGCATGCTGTGCCTTCTCAGAGACCCACATTCAAACAACTAGTAGAGGACCTGGATCGTGCTCTAGCCATGACATCCAACCAG GAGTATTTGGAGCTTTCAGTACCTTTGGACCAATATTCGCCCAGCTACCCGGACACCCGGAGCTCCACCTGCTCGTCCGGAGAGGACTCTGTTTTCTCGCATGATGCCGGAGCGGAGGAGCCATGCCTGCCCAAGTTCCCTCCTCACTCCAATGGGGCAGCCATCAAGAAACGCTAA
- the fgfr1a gene encoding fibroblast growth factor receptor 1-A isoform X2: protein MSQTPEWSSSRTKANSRSSLSRMLMRPSILLFLALFAQVLRTQCRPASTDEVSVETQAELYTISIGDRLDLSCSAKDYLHAVNWTKDHVAVVDGEHTRIRNGQLEIESVELTDSGLYTCTTFGNHSIYFNVTVHISASSEDDDDGEESSSEENKLLGSQKLMPMAPQWAHPEKMEKKLHAVPASKTVKFKCQASGNPTPTLKWYKNGKEFKRDHRIGGFKVRDHMWTIIMESVVPSDKGNYTCVVENKYGSINHTYQLDVVERSPHRPILQAGLPANRTAVVGSDVEFECKVFSDPQPHIQWLKHIEVNGSRTGPDGLPYVRILKTAGVNTTDKEMEVLQLRNVSFDDAGEYTCLAGNSIGFSHHSAWLTVFEAPPHYSPASHTYLEVVIYCVGFFFIAVMIAIAIIVKIRTTSSKKSDFNSQLAVHKLAKSIPLRRQVSVDSSSSIHSGVMLVRPSRLSSSGSPMLSGVSECELPQDPRWELPRDRLVLGKPLGEGCFGQVVMGEAVGLDKEKPNRITKVAVKMLKADATEKDLSDLISEMEMMKIIGKHKNIINLLGACTQDGPLYVIVEYASKGNLREYLRARRPPGMEYCYNPDQVPVENVSIKDLVSFAYQVARGMEYLASKKCIHRDLAARNVLVTDDNVMKIADFGLARDIHHIDYYKKTTNGRLPVKWMAPEALFDRIYTHQSDVWSFGVLLWEIFTLGGSPYPGVPVEELFKLLKEGHRMDKPSTCTHELYMMMRDCWHAVPSQRPTFKQLVEDLDRALAMTSNQEYLELSVPLDQYSPSYPDTRSSTCSSGEDSVFSHDAGAEEPCLPKFPPHSNGAAIKKR from the exons ATGTCCCAAACACCTGAATGGAGTTCCAGTCGCACAAAAGCCAACAGTCGTAGCTCCCTCAGCAGGATGCTGATGAGGCCAAGTATACTTCTGTTTCTGGCTTTATTTGCTCAAGTTTTAAGGACCCAGTGCCGGCCTGCCAGCACTGATGAAG TATCTGTGGAAACGCAAGCCGAGCTGTACACCATTTCCATTGGGGATCGTCTCGATCTCAGTTGCTCTGCCAAGGACTACCTCCATGCTGTCAACTGGACCAAAGACCATGTGGCTGTAGTGGATGGAGAACATACACGTATCCGCAATGGCCAGCTGGAGATCGAGTCTGTGGAGCTTACTGACTCCGGCCTGTACACATGCACCACCTTTGGCAACCACAGCATCTATTTCAACGTGACAG TTCATATCTCGGCTTCATCTGAGGATGATGACGACGGTGAAGAGTCCTCATCGGAGGAAAACAAACTGCTGGGCAGTCAAAAGCTGATGC CAATGGCTCCACAATGGGCTCATCcagaaaaaatggaaaagaagCTTCATGCCGTTCCAGCCAGCAAAACTGTAAAGTTTAAATGCCAGGCCAGTGGCAACCCAACTCCAACTTTGAAATGGTACAAGAATGGGAAGGAGTTCAAAAGGGACCATCGTATTGGAGGGTTCAAG GTCCGTGACCATATGTGGACCATCATCATGGAATCTGTAGTGCCCTCTGACAAGGGAAACTATACTTGTGTGGTGGAAAACAAGTATGGCAGCATTAATCACACCTATCAGCTAGATGTAGTTG AGCGCTCTCCACACAGGCCCATCCTGCAGGCTGGCCTGCCAGCTAATCGCACTGCAGTAGTAGGAAGTGATGTGGAGTTTGAGTGCAAGGTGTTCAGCGACCCTCAGCCCCACATTCAGTGGTTAAAACACATCGAGGTCAATGGGAGCCGTACTGGTCCAGATGGGTTACCTTACGTTCGCATCCTCAAG ACCGCTGGCGTTAACACCACGGACAAGGAAATGGAAGTCCTTCAACTGAGAAATGTGTCTTTTGATGACGCTGGGGAGTATACCTGCTTGGCAGGCAATTCTATCGGGTTCTCTCATCACTCTGCATGGTTGACCGTTTTTGAAG CGCCCCCACACTACTCTCCAGCCAGCCACACCTACCTGGAGGTGGTCATCTACTGTGTGGGCTTCTTTTTCATAGCCGTTATGATTGCAATTGCAATTATTGTCAAGATTCGCACCACCTCCTCAAAGAAGAGTGACTTCAACAGTCAGCTAGCCGTCCACAAGCTGGCCAAAAGCATCCCTCTGCGCAGACAG GTTTCTGTGGACTCAAGTTCTTCCATCCACTCTGGAGTGATGCTAGTCCGTCCCTCCCGCCTCTCTTCCAGTGGCTCTCCGATGTTGTCTGGAGTGTCCGAGTGTGAGCTGCCGCAAGATCCTCGCTGGGAGCTTCCTCGGGACAG ACTTGTTCTTGGGAAGCCACTGGGAGAAGGATGCTTTGGCCAGGTGGTGATGGGGGAAGCGGTTGGTCTGGACAAAGAAAAGCCAAACCGTATTACCAAGGTTGCAGTCAAAATGTTGAAAG CTGATGCAACAGAGAAAGATTTGTCAGACCTTATTTCAGAGATGGAGATGATGAAGATCATTGGGAAGCACAAGAACATCATTAATCTGCTGGGAGCCTGCACACAGGATG GTCCTCTATATGTGATAGTTGAATATGCATCCAAGGGCAACTTGCGAGAGTATCTACGAGCTCGCCGCCCACCGGGTATGGAGTACTGCTACAACCCTGACCAAGTTCCTGTGGAGAATGTGTCTATCAAAGATCTGGTGTCCTTCGCTTACCAAGTGGCCCGGGGCATGGAGTATTTGGCTTCCAAAAAG TGCATCCACAGAGACCTTGCAGCTCGCAATGTTTTGGTAACTGATGACAATGTGATGAAAATAGCTGACTTTGGCCTAGCAAGAGATATCCACCACATCGACTATTATAAGAAGACCACCAAT GGTCGTTTGCCAGTGAAGTGGATGGCTCCAGAGGCTCTGTTTGACCGAATATACACACACCAAAGTGATGT CTGGTCATTTGGGGTGCTGCTTTGGGAGATCTTCACACTAGGAGGCTCTCCATATCCTGGCGTTCCAGTGGAAGAGCTGTTCAAGCTGCTGAAGGAAGGTCACCGTATGGACAAGCCTTCAACATGTACACATGAGCT GTATATGATGATGAGGGATTGCTGGCATGCTGTGCCTTCTCAGAGACCCACATTCAAACAACTAGTAGAGGACCTGGATCGTGCTCTAGCCATGACATCCAACCAG GAGTATTTGGAGCTTTCAGTACCTTTGGACCAATATTCGCCCAGCTACCCGGACACCCGGAGCTCCACCTGCTCGTCCGGAGAGGACTCTGTTTTCTCGCATGATGCCGGAGCGGAGGAGCCATGCCTGCCCAAGTTCCCTCCTCACTCCAATGGGGCAGCCATCAAGAAACGCTAA